The sequence CTGTCGGAGGGAGACGGGGATGAAGGCGATCGTCTACGAGGAGACCGGCGACCCCTCGGTGCTGAAGCTGGTGGACCGGCCGGTGCCGGAACCCGGGCGCGGCGAGGTGCTGGTCCGGGTGGCCGTCTCCGGGGTGAACCCGACCGACTGGAAGGGTCGCCGGCAGTGGCCGCTGCCGGCCGGCTGGCAGACCCCCGGCCAGGACGGCGCCGGGGTCATCGAGGCGGTCGGCGAGGGCGTCGACCAGATCCTGATCGGCAAGCGGGTGTGGCTCTGGGAGGCCGCCTGGCAGCGCCCCTGGGGCACCGCAGCCGAGTACACCGTGGTCCCGGTGCGCCAGGCGGTAGGCCTCGGTTCCGCCGACTTCGACCTGGGCGCCTGCCTCGGCATCCCGTTCCTCACCGCGCACCGCTGCCTGACGGCCGGGGAGTACATGCCGACCAAGCTGCACGCCGGTGCGCTCAGCGACCACGTGGTGCTGGTGCAGGGCGGCGCGGGCGCGGTGGGCAACGCGGCGATCCAGCTCGCGCGCTGGGCGGACGCCTGCGTGATCACCACCGTCAGCAGCCCGGAGAAGGCGCAGCTCGCGGCGGCGGCCGGCGCGTCCTTCGTGATCAATTACCGGGAACAGGACGTGGTCGAGGAGGTCCGCAAGATCGCCCCCGAGGGGGTGCACACGATCGTCGAGGTCTCCGCCGCCCGCAACGCCGCCACCGACGTCCAACTGCTCCGCCCCGGCGGCGCGGTCTGCGTGTACGCCGACGACGGGGGCGCCGAGGTCACCCTGCCGATCCGGCCGCTCATGGTGCCCAACGCCCGCTGGCAGTTCGTGCTGGTCTACACCGAGCCGGCGGCGGCCAAGGCGCGGGCGGTCACCGACGTGGCGGCGGCGGTGGCACAGGGCGGCGTACGGGTGGGCGGGGAGGTCGGCCTGCCCCTGCACCACTACCCGCTGGCCGAAACGGCTGCCGC comes from Micromonospora purpureochromogenes and encodes:
- a CDS encoding NADPH:quinone reductase codes for the protein MKAIVYEETGDPSVLKLVDRPVPEPGRGEVLVRVAVSGVNPTDWKGRRQWPLPAGWQTPGQDGAGVIEAVGEGVDQILIGKRVWLWEAAWQRPWGTAAEYTVVPVRQAVGLGSADFDLGACLGIPFLTAHRCLTAGEYMPTKLHAGALSDHVVLVQGGAGAVGNAAIQLARWADACVITTVSSPEKAQLAAAAGASFVINYREQDVVEEVRKIAPEGVHTIVEVSAARNAATDVQLLRPGGAVCVYADDGGAEVTLPIRPLMVPNARWQFVLVYTEPAAAKARAVTDVAAAVAQGGVRVGGEVGLPLHHYPLAETAAAHQAVEDSVVGKVLITTSAQ